The Meles meles chromosome 6, mMelMel3.1 paternal haplotype, whole genome shotgun sequence DNA segment GCCAACCACGCCTACAGGGAAGGATGTGGTTCCTGGGGGTTCCTGGGCCCAGGAGGCAGGCAGTGACCAAGGCCACCGGCCAGGGTGTCTGAGCAACCTGCCCCCTGGGAAGACTATCTAGACGGGGCAGCGCAGAGACCCTGGTGGGGtccgaggaggaagcagggctggGCCTCTGGGCCTGAGTTCCAGACAGGAGCGGGAAGAGAAAACGGGAAACTGACCCTGGCCTGAGCACCAGGAAGTGCCAGGACAGAGGTCCCGCAGGGGCTGGGGTGAGACTCCCGGCCCTCGGCGGGGTAGCGGGCCCTCGGCGGGTAGCGGGGCCGTGAAGGGAGGGCACACCCACATGATCTTTGTGGACTCTTGCCCTGGGTGGGAACTGGGCCGGCTGCCCAGCCTTGGCCGCGCTGCCCGGCACCGCTGACCGCCCGCCGTGTGACCGCAGGTCTGAAGGACTGGGAGAAGAGGCTCGTCATCTCCGACCGCGCGCACCTCGGTAAGCACACCGCCGCCGGCCTGCCCCCGGAACAGCCGCCCCGCGatggccccctcccccacacaccgAGCCCACGTAGCCCCACGGGGCCTTCTCTGAGAACTGCCGAGTAGGCAGGGGGTCGGAATCACGGTCCCCATtggcagatgggaaaactgaggcccaaagggACTCCCGGTCACATGTGAGCGTGCGCTGGGCAGAGACAGGTTGTAGTGTGTCCCCTTTCAAACTGGACCACCTGTCCCGGGCAGCCCGGGCACGGGCAGGGGAGCCCCATAACCCGGTGTCTGTCTCTCGCCCGGGGACTCTCACCGGGCCGCGCAGTGTTTGACTTTCACCAGGCGGTCGATGGGCTGCAGGAAGTGCAACGGCAGGCCCAGGAGGGCAAGAAGTGAGTATCTCCAGGGGCTCCTCTCGTCTCGGTGGCTCTCGAGTCTGGGAGCTCTGCAGTGTGCCGACTGGGGGGACGGGGTCCCCTTGAAGCCACCACGACCATAGACACCCAGCACAGCCTGACCCCATACACAGGCCCCCCACACCCTGGCCCCACAAGCACACACAGCTGTGACTTTGTCTTCTGAAGATATTTATGAGAATGTGCGGGGCGCTGGTTCTCCAACCAGGACAGGGTGAAGCCAGGGGCGTCCTGCCCCACCGAGCGACACgctcactggccacctgtgtgcaCGCACTCCCACGTGTGTGCGGCACACACTCACAGCCACATGCGCCAGGTGGACGCTGAGCGAGCTGTTCACTGAGCCTGGCGCGAGGGCAGTGGCCGGCAGGGGGCACAAGGTGGATGTGGCCAGTGTGCCCAGCCCCCCGGAGGGCAGCGTCCTCCATGCCCGACCAGAGGGAAGCTGGGCCCCAGAGCAGGCAGGACATCTGAGAGCCAAGGCATGGAAGGTCGGGAGGGCTATGCCTGGCCCAGGATCCCTGTGGGGGCCCCAGCCCCCGATTCCTGACAACAGTAGAGAGGCCAGTGGGATTTCACAGCGTCCCAGACTGCAGGTGCTGCCCTGGGGACCGTCCCTCCCAGCTCAACCCTTGTTTATAACGGGGTGCTGCCTGGCACCCTGAGCGCCCGGGTCCTCCCGGCCCCAGCAGGCCGCAGGACAGGCCCCTCGGGCTCACGGCCGCCTGTCTTTCAGTATCGGCACCACCAGGAAGGGCATCGGACCCGCCTACTCTTCCAAGGCCGCCCGCATGGGCCTCCGCGTCTGTGACCTCCTGTCGGACTTCGATGAATTTTCCGCCAGGTACCGGCGCCGCACGCAGCCCAAGGGGGGACTGCGGCTGGAGCTGCGGGCGCCGACACCCGGCGGGGCGCGGGGTCGCAGTCACTGTTGCCCCCGCAGATTCAAGAACCTGGCCCGCCAGCACCAGTCCATGTTCCCCAGCCTGGAAGTGGACATCGAAGGGCAACTCAAAAGGCTCAAGGTAGAGCAGAGGATCCGGCGCGGCGGGCGGAACCGTGGGGGGGTGGCCGGGGGGAGTTCGGCGGGAGCCTGTGGGGGAGGGCGcgcggggggctggggggcccGGTGCGGAGAGGGGCAGAGCGCAGGGGTGGGAGAGCGGCCAGCCCGCCCCACAGAGGCGCAGCTCCGCGCGGTCAGAGGCCTGGGAACGCGCAGGGACATACTGTCCCAGGCACTGCTGTGGGGTGGCTGGCGCTCTCGGGGACCACAGGCCTCCTGTGCGAACCCAGGCCACTGAGGGCAGGAGGGTCCCCCCCGCCGGAGGCCAGGCGACCAGGGGACATTTCCCAGGACCTGCTGGGGAAAGACGCTGTCCCTGTCCTATTTGGGGCAGCACAGGGTGAGAACACAAAGCCCTTCCTCAGTTTAATCCCCTCTTTGAAGGCATGTGTCCACATACGGTCACCTTCTGAGCTGCTGGGGGTCAGGACTTCAACAGATGAACCGTGgacggggttgggggtgggggacaattCAGCCCGTGGCTGCAGGAGGAGGCCACTGCGAGCCTCGCAGACAAGACCCAGATGGGCTGGGGGCCGTTCCACATCTCGGGACAGGCTAGCAGGACAGGCCCCTTTCGGGAAAGCAATGCCCTAGAACTTCAGGCTGTCCAGAGGtgcctggccccaggccccagcctcTTCTGCCTGCCCCACAGGGCTTTGCTGAACGGATCCGACCTATGGTGCGAGATGGTGTCTACTTTATGTACGAGGCGCTCCATGGCACCCCCAAAAAAATCCTCGTGGAAGGTGCCAACGCAGCCCTCCTTGATATTGACTTCGGTAGGTCCCCAGCCTGGCTGATCTCCATGAAACCCCCTTTCCGGCCTGCTGGGGACCAGGCTGGCCACTGCCCTCTGCCAAGCCAGAGCCCGGGGCCAGCATGGTCCGCAGGGGTGGCAGGCAGCCCCTGACCGGCTCTATCTTGCAGGGACCTACCCCTTTGTGACGTCCTCCAACTGCACCGTGGGCGGCGTGTGCACGGGCCTGGGCATCCCGCCACAGAACATAGGCGAGGTCTACGGTGTGGTGAAGGCCTACACCACACGTGTGGGCATTGGGGCCTTCCCCACCGAGCAGATCAACGTGAGTCTCCATCCCAGCAGGGGGACACAGAGCCATGCGGGTGCCCAAGGGTGGGGTGTGCAGACACACAGGGCACGTGCGGAGGCAGGCGGCCACAGGTGTGTGCGAGGTGGCGCGTTCCAACAGCCCTGCACCACGCAAGCTCCCGGGGACCCGCTTTCCCCAGGAAGCACCGCAGGCAAGCCGCGTGCCTCGAGGGCCCTCAGAGCACCCCAGGTGGTGCGGCTCAGGGGCCCTCTCGGGAGTCCCCTCGGCAGTGAGGGCCCAAGGCTCTGGTCCTGAGCAGGGGTGTGTGAGGCCAgtgtgggaaggaggggagaagagggggaggcagCGGAGAGAAGCACTGAGCTCAGGAGCGAGGTGCAGACTCCCCCCTTCACGCGGCCGTGGACCTGCTCTGCTGCTGTGCAGGAAATCGGGGACCTGCTCCAGAGCCGTGGCCACGAGTGGGGGGTGACCACGGGCAGGAAGAGGCGCTGCGGCTGGCTGGACCTGATGATTCTCAGATACGCTCACATGGTCAACGGCTTCACCGCGTAAGCAGCCCTTCCCACACGTGTGATGTCGGGGTGCTGGCCAcaggctcccccacccctgctgcggCCGGGCCACAACAGCGGGCGACACCCGAACCGGCCATCAGCTCCTGAGCTCGAGCAGGGAAGGGGCGGCCCGAGGGCATCCTGGCACCTGGAGGTTCAGGTCGATGTCTGGAGAGAGTGTGAGCCTCCACCAAGGGCACCATGGCCCTCGGGGACACAACACCTCCGCGGGGCCTGGCCGGGCCTGACTGTCAGGAACTCCGTTAGGTCTGCGGGGGTGGGGCTGGGCGGTGGGAGGGCAACACCGTCCCCGCACGGGGACCCGCTGGCGAAGAGGCTGCACTCAGCACTGAGGTGCCGCTGCTGCAGCGAAACGGAGAACCGGGGTGGCCACAGCGGGCGCAGGACGTGCAGAGAGACCCGCCCacgagggaggaaggagagggaaggcagaaggaggggggCCTGAGCCAGGAAGAACGGTGGCTTCACACAGCCGCTGGGTGTCCCTGGGGCGGCTGGCCACGGAGGAGGGCTGAGACCCCACACACGGCCCTGTCAGAGGGCCACTAGGGCCAGGGCCATGGGACCGAGTCCCATGGAGGCGCCCAAGGGGAGGAGACCTCAGCCAGGCAGAAGCCATGCTCCCAAGGCAGGCCACGTGTTTCTGGGCTCACCGCGTCTACACTCGCCGGCGGCTGTCAGTAGAGGGGACACGCGGGTGCGCAGGCTTCTGCAGTGCAGCTCCATATGCTGGCTTGGGGACAGGCTGGCCTTGACAAAACTAGACATCCTGGATGCCCTGGACGAGGTGAAGGTCGGCGTCTCTTACAAGCTCAACGGAAAAAGGATCCCTTATTTCCCAGGTACGGGGAGGCGGTGGCTTCTCTGTCTGTTGCATGGGAAGAGAAGGGGTGAGTCTGCAGACTGGGGGGCCAGTGGGAGCCAGGCCCCCGCTCACTCCAGACCCCGGGGACGCTTAGGCACCGCCAAGGCCCAACGCCTGGGCGCCCTGGAAGCTCCCTGGGCAGGCATGGACTGCTTTGTGCAAACGTAAAGATGACTGTCTTGCCAAAGAAAACACGGGCTCCAGTTATTTAAGACCTAACGGTTTTGTTACCGTGCCCCTTCTTTTAGAAAGCACAAAGGCGAATGTTTTCTTGGATCTTACAGTTGCGGTTCCGACTGCACTCCCCTAGCAGCCCTCTCTCCTGAGCCCGTGTAGACCCACCCCCCGTCCTCTTGGCCTGCGTCCCCTGACCCTACTGACCCCTGACCTTGGAGAAGGCACAGCGAGGGTCTGGTGTGAGCCCAGGGATCCAGGGCCCTGGGGAGCATGCAGGAAGACCCTGCGATAGACGTGTTCCGGCACCTTCATCAGTAAGGGATGGCTGGCCTCTACTGTGTCGCGTGGCGGGAGCCATATGCTCCCGGCTGGAGCAGGGTCCTTGCCCTGGGAACAGGGCAGAGATCTTTCAGGATCCCTTCATGCTTCAGGACCCTTTAGTTTCCAAGTTGCGGGGAAGGGGACGCCTGGTGGGGCTCAGTCTGTGAAacatctcttgattttggctcagggcgtGATCTTGGGATTCTAAGATCGAGCCCCgactcaggctctgtgctcagggcagagcctgctggagattctctccctctgccccacccccttgcaccctctctctctccaaataaatgggtaaataaaatctttaaaagaaaagaatttccaaGTGGGGTCCATGGAATTCCTCAGCTGAGTCACCTGTGGGCGTTCTACCAGACCCCTCAGCAAGTCCATGTCCAGGGTGGTCTGGAAGAGGTATAGCCCATGTCCGAGGACCATTCCCCACTCCCCGGAACAGCAAACAGGGCCACATGCCTTCCCCCCGCTGACCACTGTGGCAAGCAGGCCCCCCAGTGGACGACCCGAACACCAGCACCTTGGGAAGGTGGGTCACCTCCCCCCACCCGGTCTCCCCAGCGAACCAGGAGATCCTGCAGAAGGTTGAAGTTGAGTACGAGACGCTGCCTGGGTGGAAGGCGGACACCACGGGCGCCAGAAAGTGGGAGGACCTGCCCCCGCAGGCCCAGAACTACGTGCGGTTCGTGGAGAATCACGTTGGAGTGGCAGGTGGGTGTCTGTGTCCTGGCCAccgccctgccctctgccccccacctccggGGCTGAGCGACCCTGTTCCCTTCCAGTGAAATGGGTTGGTGTTGGCAAATCAAGGGACTCGATGATCCAGCTGTTTTAGAGACGGCGCTGGCCCAGCGGTCCCCAGCGGTCCCGTCCCACCGTGGCGGCCAGAGTCAGCGCCCGGAAGGCAGAAGTAGGAAAACTGTTCTCTGTACTTCTACATTTCTCGCtaagccttcagctcagccaCAGGTTCCTACGTGATCCGAACATCTGGCAGCCAGCGTCATGTCCGTTTTTTCTATGAAAACCCTGCTACTGAAAATGAGAAGCGCTCCAGCGAACTGAGGGCGCATTAACTGTCCCATGGTTGTACGGCCGGCTGGAGCCATTTAGTAATAAACATACCCAGTAGCCACTGAATGGTGGTGATCAGTCTGTCTGGTTCTGACTGTCCTTTCGTTTTGACTTTACTGAGGACAGTGGTCTGGGTTTGGGACGCACGTTTCTGGGATCACAAAGTCAAGCTGTTTGGTGGCTCAGATGGGAACGGGCCCAGGTAGGCGAGAACACAGGCATTCAGTGCATCCCAAAAAGGAACCATTACAGAAAAGCTCCCTTGAACGCTAAGCCCCATGCAAGGGCCGGGGGcagcccccagcagcccctcTTCACCTCGGCTGCACACACCTGCCCTCATCCCTCTGGAGGCCACTGGACTGAATAAGCGACTTAAGTGGCCACAGCTGCACGAGCTTGTGTTCTCCACTAGAAGCTGAGTGACCTCCTTGAACAACTCTTCCAGGTCCgggtaaatttagaaaaataaccaCCCCTTTGCTGTCAtttgggagagggaaggagttAGATGGGGAGACCCGTCCAACTTAGGGTTAAATCCCAGCCTCGTAACTCTGACACTGCCATCCGGGCCCCAGGACATGGGTGGCGGGCCCACGGGTCTTTCTTCCCAGGCAGCACACGGGTCCAGGGCTCCAGGCCAGCGGGCTCCCACCGTGGAGACGCTGACCACGTGACAGGATCTTTAGGGCACAGGCTCCATTCGAAAAGTCCTgggagagtgcctgggtggctcagtgggttaagcttctgccttcagctcaggtcatgatatcagggtcctgggatggagtcccgcatcgggctctctgctcagtggggaacctgcttcctcctctctctgtctgcctctctgcctacttgtaaactctatcaaataaataaaatatt contains these protein-coding regions:
- the ADSS1 gene encoding adenylosuccinate synthetase isozyme 1 isoform X3, which codes for MSGTRASNDRPPGSGGVKRGRLQQEAAAAGSRVTVVLGAQWGDEGKGKVVDLLATDADIVSRCQGGNNAGHTVVVDGREYDFHLLPSGIINTKAVSFIGNGVVVHLPGLFEEAEKNEKKGLKDWEKRLVISDRAHLVFDFHQAVDGLQEVQRQAQEGKNIGTTRKGIGPAYSSKAARMGLRVCDLLSDFDEFSARFKNLARQHQSMFPSLEVDIEGQLKRLKGFAERIRPMVRDGVYFMYEALHGTPKKILVEGANAALLDIDFGTYPFVTSSNCTVGGVCTGLGIPPQNIGEVYGVVKAYTTRVGIGAFPTEQINEIGDLLQSRGHEWGVTTGRKRRCGWLDLMILRYAHMVNGFTALALTKLDILDALDEVKVGVSYKLNGKRIPYFPANQEILQKVEVEYETLPGWKADTTGARKWEDLPPQAQNYVRFVENHVGVAGGCLCPGHRPALCPPPPGLSDPVPFQ
- the ADSS1 gene encoding adenylosuccinate synthetase isozyme 1 isoform X4; translated protein: MSGTRASNDRPPGSGGVKRGRLQQEAAAAGSRVTVVLGAQWGDEGKGKVVDLLATDADIVSRCQGGNNAGHTVVVDGREYDFHLLPSGIINTKAVSFIGNGVVVHLPGLFEEAEKNEKKGLKDWEKRLVISDRAHLVFDFHQAVDGLQEVQRQAQEGKNIGTTRKGIGPAYSSKAARMGLRVCDLLSDFDEFSARFKNLARQHQSMFPSLEVDIEGQLKRLKGFAERIRPMVRDGVYFMYEALHGTPKKILVEGANAALLDIDFGTYPFVTSSNCTVGGVCTGLGIPPQNIGEVYGVVKAYTTRVGIGAFPTEQINEIGDLLQSRGHEWGVTTGRKRRCGWLDLMILRYAHMVNGFTALALTKLDILDALDEVKVGVSYKLNGKRIPYFPANQEILQKVEVEYETLPGWKADTTGARKWEDLPPQAQNYVRFVENHVGVAVKWVGVGKSRDSMIQLF
- the ADSS1 gene encoding adenylosuccinate synthetase isozyme 1 isoform X1, whose product is MSGTRASNDRPPGSGGVKRGRLQQEAAAAGSRVTVVLGAQWGDEGKGKVVDLLATDADIVSRCQGGNNAGHTVVVDGREYDFHLLPSGIINTKAVSFIGNGVVVHLPGLFEEAEKNEKKGLKDWEKRLVISDRAHLVFDFHQAVDGLQEVQRQAQEGKNIGTTRKGIGPAYSSKAARMGLRVCDLLSDFDEFSARYRRRTQPKGGLRLELRAPTPGGARGRSHCCPRRFKNLARQHQSMFPSLEVDIEGQLKRLKGFAERIRPMVRDGVYFMYEALHGTPKKILVEGANAALLDIDFGTYPFVTSSNCTVGGVCTGLGIPPQNIGEVYGVVKAYTTRVGIGAFPTEQINEIGDLLQSRGHEWGVTTGRKRRCGWLDLMILRYAHMVNGFTALALTKLDILDALDEVKVGVSYKLNGKRIPYFPANQEILQKVEVEYETLPGWKADTTGARKWEDLPPQAQNYVRFVENHVGVAGGCLCPGHRPALCPPPPGLSDPVPFQ
- the ADSS1 gene encoding adenylosuccinate synthetase isozyme 1 isoform X2, whose amino-acid sequence is MSGTRASNDRPPGSGGVKRGRLQQEAAAAGSRVTVVLGAQWGDEGKGKVVDLLATDADIVSRCQGGNNAGHTVVVDGREYDFHLLPSGIINTKAVSFIGNGVVVHLPGLFEEAEKNEKKGLKDWEKRLVISDRAHLVFDFHQAVDGLQEVQRQAQEGKNIGTTRKGIGPAYSSKAARMGLRVCDLLSDFDEFSARYRRRTQPKGGLRLELRAPTPGGARGRSHCCPRRFKNLARQHQSMFPSLEVDIEGQLKRLKGFAERIRPMVRDGVYFMYEALHGTPKKILVEGANAALLDIDFGTYPFVTSSNCTVGGVCTGLGIPPQNIGEVYGVVKAYTTRVGIGAFPTEQINEIGDLLQSRGHEWGVTTGRKRRCGWLDLMILRYAHMVNGFTALALTKLDILDALDEVKVGVSYKLNGKRIPYFPANQEILQKVEVEYETLPGWKADTTGARKWEDLPPQAQNYVRFVENHVGVAVKWVGVGKSRDSMIQLF